A single Nostoc sp. PCC 7107 DNA region contains:
- the ruvX gene encoding Holliday junction resolvase RuvX translates to MSLNEFSPNQPVILGFDPGKDKCGLAVMGLDRQLHYHQVVLAQEAIANIETLQKTYPVSLLVMGNQTTAKQWKQQLQQKLAQPLNIMLVDERYSTLEARDRYWQMYPPQGLTKLLPKGMRQPPRPIDDIVAILLIERYLNRLTESAVKS, encoded by the coding sequence ATGAGTTTAAATGAATTCTCGCCAAATCAACCAGTAATTCTTGGCTTTGATCCTGGTAAAGATAAGTGTGGTTTAGCCGTAATGGGATTAGATCGGCAACTGCATTATCATCAGGTTGTACTGGCACAAGAAGCGATCGCCAATATAGAAACCCTCCAAAAAACATATCCTGTTTCCTTACTAGTTATGGGCAATCAAACCACAGCCAAGCAGTGGAAACAGCAATTACAGCAAAAATTAGCACAACCATTAAATATCATGTTAGTAGATGAGCGATATTCTACTTTAGAAGCACGAGATCGCTATTGGCAAATGTATCCGCCCCAAGGACTCACAAAACTATTACCAAAGGGGATGCGCCAACCACCGAGACCAATAGATGACATTGTGGCTATCTTATTAATTGAAAGATATTTAAATCGTCTGACAGAATCAGCAGTCAAGAGTTAA
- a CDS encoding DUF3146 family protein: MSAKRLPETTAHVRITRQSWQHGFLEGEVSAGDFEWHFQWHFRRGELSVKPSQGRALIKEPLGRFLEKQDYQLEPGSDYAFTIRAEL; this comes from the coding sequence GTGAGTGCAAAACGTTTGCCAGAAACTACTGCCCATGTCAGAATTACGCGCCAATCCTGGCAACACGGCTTTCTTGAGGGCGAAGTTAGCGCGGGGGATTTTGAGTGGCATTTCCAGTGGCATTTCCGCCGTGGAGAACTGTCTGTGAAGCCATCCCAAGGCCGCGCTTTAATCAAAGAACCCCTTGGGCGCTTTTTAGAAAAACAAGATTATCAGTTGGAGCCAGGAAGCGATTATGCTTTTACTATCCGAGCAGAACTATGA
- a CDS encoding DUF3084 domain-containing protein, with protein MTTGYILIAAILILGGVIATVGDRIGTRVGKARLSLFKLRPKNTAVVVTIFTGGLISASTLGILFAADERLRKGVFELEDIQKDLRNKREQLKIAETQKGQIEKELSQARVEQTKAQQDLQIINKSLQAANAKQRETQAQLNQTISRQAQTQLQLQRTQGRLNQVATQYQQARSELQNVYNQRKALQVAVGELKAEQQRLYAEAKKAIDEAKAAIIKRDRELANRQEIIEQRDLKIAQLDKLIQNRNLEITAREQVIATRESRLKELERQQDYLEQEVARLEKYYQSYQDLRLGKLALVRGQVLAGAVIQVNQATAARQAVLQLLGDANQNAIFQLTEPSAKPENTQILRVTPERVEQLIRQISDGREYVVRIFSAGNYVRGEKQIEFFGDAARNILVFAGGEVLASTNADPRNMTSYELRQRLDLLISASQFRARNAGIVESVQVDGTFLRFINQLRQYDQPLEIKAIASEDTYTAGPLRVKLLAIQNGKVIFST; from the coding sequence ATGACCACCGGGTACATCCTCATAGCGGCAATTTTAATTTTGGGAGGCGTAATTGCAACTGTGGGCGATCGCATTGGCACACGGGTTGGTAAAGCACGCCTCTCACTCTTTAAGCTTCGGCCAAAAAATACGGCGGTAGTTGTGACTATTTTCACTGGGGGCTTAATTTCGGCTTCAACTCTAGGAATTTTGTTTGCAGCTGATGAAAGATTGCGTAAAGGAGTCTTTGAATTAGAAGATATTCAAAAAGACCTAAGAAACAAACGAGAACAACTTAAAATCGCAGAAACGCAAAAAGGCCAAATAGAGAAAGAGTTAAGCCAAGCGAGAGTTGAACAAACCAAAGCACAACAAGATTTGCAGATAATTAATAAATCGTTGCAAGCCGCAAATGCTAAACAACGAGAAACGCAAGCGCAACTAAACCAAACTATTAGTCGCCAAGCCCAAACACAGTTGCAACTGCAACGCACTCAAGGGCGTTTGAATCAAGTAGCAACTCAATATCAACAAGCCAGATCAGAATTACAAAACGTTTACAATCAGAGAAAAGCCCTACAAGTGGCTGTAGGAGAATTAAAGGCGGAACAACAAAGATTGTACGCAGAGGCGAAAAAAGCGATTGATGAAGCGAAAGCAGCCATCATAAAACGCGATCGCGAACTCGCCAACCGCCAAGAAATTATTGAACAGCGCGATCTCAAAATTGCCCAACTAGATAAACTCATTCAAAATCGCAATTTAGAAATTACTGCACGAGAACAAGTTATTGCGACACGGGAATCTCGCCTCAAAGAATTAGAAAGACAACAGGATTATTTAGAACAGGAAGTAGCCAGACTAGAAAAATACTATCAGTCTTATCAAGACCTGCGTTTAGGCAAGTTGGCGTTGGTTCGTGGTCAGGTTTTGGCTGGTGCTGTGATTCAAGTTAACCAAGCTACTGCTGCGCGTCAGGCGGTACTGCAACTTTTAGGTGATGCTAACCAGAATGCAATTTTTCAATTAACTGAACCGAGTGCAAAACCAGAAAATACCCAAATTTTGCGTGTGACTCCAGAAAGAGTTGAGCAGTTGATTAGACAAATTAGCGATGGTAGAGAATATGTTGTGCGAATTTTCTCCGCAGGCAATTATGTCAGAGGCGAAAAACAGATAGAATTCTTTGGAGATGCTGCACGCAATATATTAGTTTTTGCAGGAGGAGAGGTCTTGGCTAGTACAAATGCTGATCCCCGAAACATGACATCTTATGAGTTACGGCAAAGGCTAGATTTACTCATTTCTGCTTCTCAATTTCGGGCTAGGAATGCTGGTATTGTAGAAAGTGTGCAAGTAGATGGAACTTTTTTACGATTTATCAACCAATTAAGACAATACGATCAGCCTTTAGAGATTAAAGCGATCGCCTCAGAAGATACTTATACAGCAGGGCCTCTGCGAGTTAAATTATTAGCTATCCAAAACGGCAAAGTTATTTTCAGTACGTGA
- a CDS encoding ABC transporter ATP-binding protein codes for MKSVVDTAEAQPQPTDVPPVVATVDLRKVYRSGFWLNQKVVSLKGCSLTVYQGETFGLLGPNGAGKTTLLKLLLGIVRPSGGRGLLLGKPLGDRQVKQNIGYLPENPYLYDYLTGWEFLELAAGLFQIPRNIQRDRIPQILQLVGLPLADARKKQMRRYSKGMLQRVGMAQALINDPELIFLDEPMSGLDPLGRYQMREIILGLKAAGKTIFFNSHILSEVEQICDRIAILTKGELICAGSLNELLGTTNAYQVKGKDGDQEILHKWLPNLVFSHDGSWQGTLQADYYDFLDSLRLMEAKIISLDLARHSLEDFFIQKIKQQNTSV; via the coding sequence ATGAAGTCTGTTGTAGATACTGCTGAAGCGCAACCGCAACCTACCGATGTTCCGCCAGTTGTTGCAACTGTTGATTTGAGAAAAGTCTACCGCAGTGGCTTTTGGCTGAATCAAAAAGTTGTATCTCTCAAAGGCTGTTCTTTGACGGTTTATCAGGGGGAAACTTTTGGTTTATTGGGGCCGAATGGTGCTGGTAAAACCACTTTATTAAAATTGTTGTTGGGAATTGTTCGTCCAAGTGGGGGACGGGGATTATTGTTGGGTAAACCATTAGGCGATCGCCAAGTCAAGCAAAATATCGGCTATCTGCCAGAAAACCCTTATCTATACGATTATCTCACTGGCTGGGAATTTTTAGAATTAGCTGCGGGACTTTTCCAAATTCCTCGGAATATCCAGCGCGATCGCATTCCTCAAATTTTACAATTAGTCGGTCTACCTTTAGCTGATGCACGCAAAAAACAAATGCGGCGTTACTCTAAGGGGATGTTACAACGCGTTGGTATGGCGCAGGCGTTAATTAATGACCCAGAACTGATATTTTTGGATGAACCGATGTCTGGGCTTGATCCTCTAGGGCGCTACCAAATGCGCGAAATCATTTTAGGGTTAAAAGCCGCCGGGAAGACAATTTTTTTCAATAGTCATATTCTGAGTGAAGTTGAGCAAATTTGCGATCGCATTGCCATTCTCACCAAAGGTGAGTTAATTTGCGCTGGTTCTCTCAATGAATTATTGGGTACTACTAATGCTTATCAAGTCAAAGGGAAAGATGGCGATCAAGAAATTCTGCACAAATGGCTACCTAATCTTGTATTTAGCCATGATGGTTCTTGGCAAGGAACTTTACAAGCAGATTACTATGATTTTCTTGATAGTCTGCGCTTAATGGAAGCTAAAATCATTTCTTTGGATTTAGCGCGTCATTCTCTGGAAGACTTTTTTATTCAAAAGATTAAACAACAAAATACCTCTGTTTAG
- a CDS encoding SPFH domain-containing protein — MEPIIAIVLALVGYAFGSAKIINEGNEALVERLGQRHRTLRPGLNFIVPFVDQIVMEDTTREQILDIKPQKVITKDNVYLEVDGVVTWQITSMEDSFYKVEDMQVALSNLVTVELRTHIADRTLSETTSARNQMNQSLLQIVNETSKKWGVKIIRVDIQSITPPESVQKSMAEQQAAEIKKQAVILEAEGDRQAAIKRAEATKESIRILSEAITAKPETRDILRYLVAQEHVEANQKLSASTNAKIVFLNQGLSEGALDQMLGDTVGTEGNGNGQG, encoded by the coding sequence ATGGAGCCAATTATTGCTATAGTCTTAGCGCTTGTCGGCTATGCCTTCGGATCTGCCAAAATTATTAATGAAGGTAATGAGGCCTTAGTTGAACGCTTAGGACAAAGACACCGCACACTGAGACCAGGCTTAAACTTTATTGTGCCTTTCGTGGATCAGATTGTGATGGAAGATACCACCAGAGAGCAGATTTTAGATATTAAGCCTCAGAAAGTAATTACTAAAGATAACGTCTATTTGGAAGTGGATGGTGTTGTCACTTGGCAAATTACCAGCATGGAAGACAGCTTTTATAAAGTTGAAGATATGCAAGTGGCTTTATCTAACTTAGTAACAGTTGAACTTCGTACCCACATTGCCGATAGAACATTGTCGGAAACCACATCTGCCAGAAATCAAATGAACCAATCACTGTTGCAGATTGTGAATGAGACAAGTAAAAAATGGGGTGTGAAGATTATCCGTGTGGATATTCAAAGCATCACACCACCAGAAAGTGTTCAGAAATCAATGGCGGAACAACAAGCTGCTGAGATCAAAAAACAAGCAGTTATTTTAGAAGCTGAAGGCGATAGACAAGCAGCAATTAAACGCGCCGAAGCTACAAAAGAATCAATTCGTATTCTTTCTGAAGCGATAACTGCTAAACCAGAAACACGAGATATTCTGCGGTATCTTGTAGCTCAAGAACATGTAGAAGCTAATCAAAAACTTAGTGCTAGTACCAATGCTAAAATTGTCTTTCTCAACCAAGGCTTATCAGAAGGAGCATTAGATCAAATGTTGGGAGATACAGTAGGTACTGAAGGTAATGGGAATGGTCAAGGGTGA
- the fabI gene encoding enoyl-ACP reductase FabI: MLNLTGKNALVTGIANNRSIAWGIAQQLHAAGANIGITYLPDERGKMEKKVAELVEPLNPSLFVPCNVQNDEQIHSTFEAVREKWGKLDILIHCLAFANKDDLTGGFSQTSRSGFNTALEISTYSLVQLAGAAKPLMTEGGSIVTLTYLGGVRAIPNYNVMGVAKAGLEASVRYLAAELGPENIRVNAISAGPIRTLASSAVGGILDMIHHVEQVAPLRRTVTQQEVGNTAAFLCSDLSSGITGQVLYVDAGYEIMGM, encoded by the coding sequence ATGCTGAATCTGACTGGAAAAAACGCCCTTGTTACAGGTATTGCCAATAATCGCTCCATCGCTTGGGGTATTGCTCAACAGTTGCACGCAGCCGGGGCTAATATAGGTATTACTTACCTGCCCGATGAACGTGGCAAAATGGAGAAAAAAGTTGCGGAATTGGTAGAACCTCTCAATCCCAGCTTATTTGTTCCCTGTAATGTCCAAAATGACGAACAGATTCACTCTACCTTTGAGGCAGTGCGGGAAAAATGGGGCAAGTTAGATATTCTTATTCACTGTCTGGCTTTTGCCAATAAAGATGATTTGACTGGAGGTTTTAGCCAAACTTCCCGTTCTGGTTTCAATACAGCTTTAGAAATTAGTACCTATTCCCTAGTGCAGTTAGCTGGTGCAGCTAAACCGTTAATGACAGAAGGTGGTAGCATCGTTACTTTGACATATCTGGGTGGTGTTAGGGCTATTCCTAACTACAATGTTATGGGAGTAGCTAAGGCTGGTTTAGAAGCGAGTGTGCGTTATCTAGCAGCAGAACTCGGCCCAGAAAATATTCGCGTTAATGCCATCTCAGCCGGCCCAATTCGGACTTTGGCATCTTCCGCAGTTGGCGGAATTTTAGATATGATTCATCATGTGGAACAAGTAGCGCCTCTGCGACGTACAGTCACTCAACAAGAAGTAGGTAATACGGCGGCTTTCTTGTGCAGTGATTTATCCAGCGGTATTACTGGGCAAGTTCTGTACGTGGATGCAGGATATGAAATTATGGGAATGTAA
- a CDS encoding SLBB domain-containing protein produces the protein MFNTGLWKFLTQPVMGVAFCTAINFAVSPVSLAQGQPVLPASKPVIPTPQTLPPNRTPIIPPQQVSPATSQQLDTNYTLGGGDRIRVNVFEVPEYTGEYQIPPGGAITLPLIGSVPVLGLTTEQASDEIARRYSRYLKRPLISVNLLSPRPINIFVAGEVTRPGSYTLSLSGGAGDNPGVQYPTVLAALTTAQGVTLAADVTQVQVRRKVGRSGEQLVSLNLREAVQTGQIGQDITLRDGDTIFVPTASNFDKTDARNLAASNFAASPSTPRTVAIIGEVNRPGSYLVTAGGGGAEGGAGGLPTVTRAIQLAGGITGQADIRSLKLRRPTRTGGEQNIDVNLWQLLQSGDVNQDIIVQDGDTIVIPTATDLTAAEATQLASTTLSPNTIQVGVVGEVKRPGATELRPNSSLNQALLAAGGFNDARASRAAVDLVRLNPDGSVTKRVVKVNFADGINEATNPILRNNDVVIVSRNGLTKTSETLGAISGPFGVILNVLRLFTGF, from the coding sequence ATGTTTAACACAGGTTTATGGAAATTCCTCACCCAGCCAGTTATGGGTGTGGCTTTTTGTACAGCTATCAATTTTGCTGTGTCGCCCGTCAGCCTAGCTCAGGGACAACCAGTATTACCAGCTTCAAAACCAGTAATACCAACGCCACAAACGCTACCGCCGAATCGAACACCAATTATTCCGCCACAACAGGTATCACCAGCAACATCTCAACAACTAGATACTAATTACACATTAGGTGGAGGCGATCGCATCCGGGTTAATGTATTTGAAGTACCCGAATACACAGGAGAATATCAAATTCCTCCCGGTGGAGCAATCACCTTACCTCTGATTGGCAGTGTTCCAGTTTTGGGGTTAACAACTGAACAAGCATCTGATGAAATTGCCAGAAGATACTCCCGTTATTTAAAACGTCCTTTAATTTCTGTCAACTTGTTATCACCTCGCCCCATTAATATCTTTGTCGCAGGAGAAGTTACAAGACCTGGTTCTTATACTCTTAGCTTAAGTGGTGGTGCAGGGGATAACCCTGGCGTACAATACCCAACTGTTTTAGCCGCCTTAACCACAGCCCAGGGCGTTACCTTAGCGGCTGATGTCACTCAAGTACAAGTAAGGCGGAAAGTTGGACGCAGTGGTGAACAACTTGTGAGCCTCAACTTAAGAGAGGCTGTACAGACAGGTCAGATAGGTCAAGATATTACATTACGCGATGGTGACACCATCTTTGTCCCAACTGCATCTAACTTCGACAAAACCGACGCGCGTAATTTAGCCGCCAGCAACTTTGCTGCTAGTCCCAGCACACCCCGAACTGTGGCTATTATTGGTGAAGTCAACCGTCCTGGTTCTTATCTTGTCACCGCAGGTGGTGGCGGTGCAGAAGGGGGAGCAGGTGGCTTACCTACAGTCACCAGAGCAATTCAATTAGCGGGTGGAATCACCGGACAAGCTGACATTCGCAGTCTTAAACTCCGTCGTCCTACCAGAACTGGTGGTGAACAAAATATTGATGTTAATCTTTGGCAATTACTCCAAAGTGGTGATGTCAATCAAGACATTATTGTGCAAGACGGCGATACAATTGTGATCCCAACTGCTACAGATTTAACCGCAGCGGAAGCGACCCAACTAGCGAGTACAACTTTGTCTCCCAACACAATTCAAGTTGGTGTTGTCGGTGAAGTTAAAAGACCAGGCGCTACGGAACTTAGGCCAAATAGTTCTTTAAACCAAGCCTTGTTGGCTGCTGGTGGGTTTAATGATGCTAGAGCCAGCAGAGCCGCTGTAGATTTAGTGCGCCTGAATCCTGATGGTTCTGTCACCAAACGCGTTGTTAAAGTCAATTTTGCTGATGGAATTAATGAGGCGACTAATCCTATTCTGCGAAATAACGATGTGGTTATAGTTAGCCGGAATGGTTTGACTAAGACTAGTGAAACTTTAGGTGCTATCTCTGGCCCCTTTGGTGTAATTTTGAATGTGTTGAGACTTTTCACAGGATTTTAG
- a CDS encoding alpha/beta hydrolase produces the protein MAASLQFQPSNKPCKRSSLQGLLFSLGLALSWGVVIPATLAAETVTIRFGPFQQSVAIADIEKFAKTGTLSKTLQAYESLFTPELRGLLNRRLQVDPKFADKFVDELTLLPQGKQLITSLTAAIPGSTVESLQATMSIGLRQVNGLSVVSFLKAYPTENISLDATQILQIATEFNPNNLQNQALGSILARNLAVNTNTPFRPSFDPAATGQAAVQQQTLTLQDKQRQRSIPVDIYWSQTTDTTAPLVVISHGFGANRRFASYLARHLASHGISVAAIEHPGSNGVAVNNTANQGDLSKLLPAKEFIDRPKDVSFLLTELAILNTQPGQLQGKLNTEKVTVIGHSLGGYTALALVGGEINLEEVRQFCKTSLSVVDSPGDWLQCAATSLKEKKIQLRDERVKSAIALNPLTGKLFGKQGLSQINKPVLILTATEDALTPSLTHQIRPFTQLRSNKYLLTAIGATHLSILDPTYSTGEASQIIPEKRGAETQPLRQLICGVSLAFVKQLTPEAKTYQPFLTAAYAQSLSTPEIPLRLNADLPTNIKPWLDLTVK, from the coding sequence ATGGCAGCTTCTTTGCAGTTTCAACCAAGCAACAAACCTTGCAAGCGTTCATCCTTGCAAGGTTTGTTATTTAGTTTGGGTTTGGCTTTAAGTTGGGGTGTAGTAATACCAGCTACTTTAGCCGCCGAAACAGTGACTATTCGGTTTGGCCCGTTTCAGCAATCTGTGGCGATCGCGGATATCGAAAAATTTGCTAAAACTGGAACACTGTCTAAAACTCTCCAAGCTTACGAATCTTTATTTACTCCCGAATTACGCGGCTTACTCAATCGACGATTGCAAGTAGATCCAAAATTTGCCGATAAATTCGTGGATGAATTAACCCTCTTACCCCAAGGCAAACAATTAATTACCTCTTTAACAGCAGCTATTCCCGGCAGTACAGTCGAAAGTTTGCAAGCTACAATGAGTATCGGTCTGCGTCAAGTCAATGGTTTGAGCGTTGTGAGTTTCCTCAAAGCCTACCCGACGGAAAATATTAGCCTAGATGCAACTCAGATATTACAAATTGCTACGGAATTTAACCCCAACAACTTACAAAACCAAGCCCTCGGCAGCATCCTCGCCAGAAATTTAGCTGTTAATACGAATACACCCTTTCGTCCTAGTTTCGACCCTGCCGCTACTGGCCAAGCAGCAGTACAACAGCAAACACTCACCTTACAAGACAAACAACGTCAACGCAGTATTCCTGTAGATATTTACTGGAGTCAAACAACAGACACAACAGCACCACTAGTAGTAATTTCCCACGGCTTTGGTGCTAATCGTCGATTTGCCAGCTATTTAGCCCGCCATTTGGCTTCTCACGGCATCAGCGTAGCCGCTATTGAACATCCTGGTAGTAATGGTGTAGCAGTTAATAACACTGCCAATCAAGGAGATTTATCAAAGTTACTCCCAGCTAAAGAATTTATTGACCGACCCAAGGACGTGAGTTTTTTACTCACCGAACTGGCAATTCTCAACACCCAACCAGGACAACTGCAAGGAAAACTCAACACCGAGAAAGTGACTGTGATTGGTCACTCTTTGGGAGGCTATACCGCTTTAGCTTTGGTGGGTGGAGAAATCAATTTAGAGGAAGTGCGACAATTTTGCAAAACTTCTCTGAGTGTGGTTGATTCTCCTGGTGATTGGCTGCAATGCGCTGCTACATCCTTAAAAGAGAAAAAAATCCAGTTGCGGGATGAGCGAGTTAAAAGTGCGATCGCTCTTAACCCCCTGACAGGTAAACTTTTTGGTAAACAAGGACTCTCGCAGATTAACAAGCCTGTGTTAATCTTGACCGCTACTGAAGATGCTTTAACTCCTTCCTTAACTCACCAAATTAGACCTTTTACTCAGTTACGCAGTAATAAATATTTGTTAACTGCCATTGGTGCGACTCATTTAAGCATTCTTGACCCCACATATTCCACTGGTGAAGCTTCCCAAATAATTCCCGAAAAACGTGGTGCAGAAACCCAACCTTTGCGCCAGCTAATTTGCGGTGTCAGTTTAGCTTTTGTCAAACAACTCACACCAGAGGCGAAGACTTATCAACCATTTTTAACAGCGGCCTATGCTCAGTCTCTATCGACACCAGAAATACCCTTACGCCTGAATGCCGATTTACCCACAAATATCAAACCTTGGTTGGATTTGACAGTGAAGTGA
- the ntcA gene encoding global nitrogen regulator NtcA — MIVTQDKALANVFRQMATGAFPPVVETFERNKTIFFPGDPAERVYFLLKGAVKLSRVYEAGEEITVALLRENSVFGVLSLLTGNKSDRFYHAVAFTPVELLSAPIEQVEQALKENPELSMLMLRGLSSRILQTEMMIETLAHRDMGSRLVSFLLILCRDFGVPCADGITIDLKLSHQAIAEAIGSTRVTVTRLLGDLREKKMISIHKKKITVHKPVSLSRQFT; from the coding sequence ATGATCGTGACACAAGATAAAGCCCTAGCAAATGTTTTTCGTCAGATGGCAACTGGCGCGTTTCCGCCTGTTGTGGAAACGTTTGAACGCAACAAAACGATCTTTTTTCCAGGCGATCCTGCTGAACGAGTTTATTTTCTTCTTAAGGGTGCTGTAAAACTTTCCAGGGTATACGAAGCAGGAGAAGAAATAACAGTAGCGCTGTTACGGGAAAATAGTGTTTTTGGTGTGCTGTCTTTGCTGACGGGAAATAAGTCGGATCGATTTTACCATGCTGTTGCATTTACACCTGTAGAATTGCTGTCAGCACCAATCGAACAAGTAGAGCAAGCACTTAAGGAAAATCCAGAATTATCAATGTTAATGCTGCGGGGTCTATCTTCGCGGATTTTACAGACAGAGATGATGATTGAAACTCTAGCTCACCGAGATATGGGTTCAAGATTGGTGAGTTTTTTATTAATTCTTTGTCGTGATTTTGGTGTTCCTTGTGCAGATGGAATCACAATTGATCTGAAGCTATCTCATCAAGCGATCGCAGAGGCAATTGGTTCAACTCGCGTCACAGTCACTAGGTTACTTGGTGATTTACGTGAGAAGAAAATGATTTCTATTCATAAAAAGAAGATTACTGTGCATAAACCTGTTAGCTTAAGTAGACAGTTCACTTAA
- the hisB gene encoding imidazoleglycerol-phosphate dehydratase HisB produces MQISDTSSKDSILHQVALTTARIASVHRVTGETDVQVTINLDGTGKCNAATGVPFLDHMLHQISSHGLIDLDITAKGDWEIDDHHTNEDVGITLGKALHQALGDKKGIVRFGNFLAPLDEALIQVALDFSGRPHLSYGLQIPTQRVGTYDTQLVREFFVALVNHSQMTLHIRQLDGINSHHIIEATFKAFARAMRMATEFDPRRAGTIPSSKGVL; encoded by the coding sequence ATGCAAATTAGCGATACTTCTAGCAAAGATTCTATTCTCCACCAAGTTGCACTGACTACGGCTCGTATTGCTTCTGTTCACCGCGTGACTGGTGAAACTGATGTGCAAGTAACTATTAATTTAGATGGCACAGGAAAATGCAATGCTGCAACTGGCGTTCCATTTTTAGACCACATGTTGCATCAAATTTCCTCTCACGGTTTGATTGATTTAGATATCACAGCCAAGGGCGACTGGGAAATTGATGACCATCACACTAACGAAGATGTGGGTATTACTTTAGGAAAAGCTTTGCATCAAGCATTGGGTGATAAAAAAGGTATTGTCCGCTTTGGTAATTTTCTCGCACCATTAGATGAAGCTTTGATTCAGGTGGCGTTAGATTTTTCTGGACGGCCTCATCTGAGTTATGGCTTGCAAATTCCGACACAACGCGTGGGAACCTATGACACTCAGCTAGTGCGAGAATTTTTTGTGGCATTGGTGAATCATAGCCAAATGACACTGCATATTCGTCAGTTAGATGGTATTAATTCCCATCATATTATTGAAGCAACATTTAAGGCATTTGCTAGAGCTATGCGAATGGCGACCGAATTTGACCCCCGTCGTGCTGGGACAATTCCTAGTTCTAAAGGTGTTCTATAA
- a CDS encoding calcium-binding protein codes for MALIVGNDSDNRLRGTSGSDTVRGRNGNDILEGFGGADTLLGGKNDDLLFGGLGSDILSGDGETTATNQPEKGNDVLIGGSGTDTLIAWGDDILVGGGSNQYDSQLISNLKNDPFSTRITADRQADRFIAINKDAIDYTLTIVDYEVGIDRIDLRGFGIRNARNFEEIQDKGGWFEAITPEVNGAQLVLRINVNPTSLTYIL; via the coding sequence ATGGCACTAATAGTTGGAAACGATAGTGACAATCGCTTAAGAGGGACATCTGGCTCAGACACAGTTAGAGGAAGAAATGGAAACGATATTCTTGAAGGGTTTGGAGGTGCAGACACGCTTCTAGGCGGCAAGAATGACGATTTACTTTTTGGTGGTTTAGGTTCTGATATCTTATCTGGTGATGGAGAAACTACAGCAACCAACCAACCTGAAAAAGGAAATGATGTTCTCATAGGTGGTTCAGGCACTGATACTCTAATTGCATGGGGAGATGACATCCTCGTAGGCGGAGGCTCAAATCAATATGATTCTCAGCTAATCTCTAACTTGAAAAACGATCCGTTCAGTACTCGAATTACGGCAGATAGACAAGCAGACAGGTTCATCGCTATCAATAAAGATGCGATCGATTACACACTAACAATAGTGGACTATGAAGTTGGTATAGACAGGATTGACCTAAGAGGATTTGGTATAAGAAACGCGAGGAACTTTGAGGAAATCCAAGATAAAGGCGGCTGGTTTGAGGCTATCACTCCTGAAGTGAATGGCGCACAGCTTGTTCTCCGAATTAATGTCAATCCCACATCGCTGACTTACATCTTATAA